One region of Wyeomyia smithii strain HCP4-BCI-WySm-NY-G18 chromosome 3, ASM2978416v1, whole genome shotgun sequence genomic DNA includes:
- the LOC129728330 gene encoding uncharacterized protein LOC129728330: MTKKLKPKLHVRDNIVDFLLRTERFLKQYDPANHALQVQSRIDKLDEKWDEFEEAQTQIEEMEEHVEKVNEHKHTRAQFEELYFKVRAELKAKLPSTTPITLPTPSGTSRTPSCGNIQLPKINLPEFNGEFDKWLPFYDTFKSLIHGNPDLSAIQRFHYLRASLKGEALKVVDAFPMSEASYGVAWSALTKRYSNVYLQKKRHVNALLQYPKLKKMTASGIHDVIDCFDRHLKILDLLGEATTGWGAILTQLLVSKLDDATQKEWEEFAVKREEPAYLHVMEFLEGQTRILDAIAVDQSSENQRAPQLSVSTPFKKPAPKLSVHAASEGYSPKCVSCSGPHYLSNCPQFVKMPLDKRFQVVNSKKLCSNCLRRDHYSRDCNSKYRCRTCRKKHHTLLHPGPSASGSGSAADAQVSDQSQSGSSVSSTTTTATVEIPRQSLQSSVATIYAANISADSREAHIFLSTVLVSVKDRNGRLHTARALLDSGSQANLISERLCQLLKLPRNGVYIPISGVGSARVQINGSVSATIGSRISDYSVPMDFLVIKKVTEDQPSTTIPIGNWKLPSDMALADPGFNKRASIDLLLGLEYFYEFLLLNSGRVQIQRIGEGLPLFVNTVFGWIAAGKADLGSLNPVPCCHATINTSTLEEKIERFWTIEELQDVPKLTQEEQDCEEHFQNTFSRDSTGRYVVRLPKRMGFEQMIGESKDMALRRLLQLERRFEKDSKLRKRYNDAIQAYLDQNHMAIVPEKELKRDKRIACYLPHHPVFKESSSTTKIRPVFDGSAKTTSNRSLNDALMTSPVIQDSLFDLLLRFRKHLVALVADIEKMYLQVIIHPDDTPLLRILWRFSPTEPISTYEMSRVTFGLAPSSFLATRCLQQLAHDEGDQFPRAKTALVFDFYVDDYIGGAESEEEAILLRQELVQLLSKGGFRLHKWVSNSKAVLTSDELGTSFALSFDQERVKTLGISWQSGPDLLSIDVSGLTVSGQWTRRKVYSVIAQLFDPTGLTAPVIAWAKIRMQLLWVATQGWDDPLSPDLEKQWADFYQQLPSLANVKVDRHAFTDHPVLTEFHVFSDASEAAYGACIYGRSISMSGQIKVELLAAKSRSASLKKATLARLELCGAHIAAKLYRATVHALKMEEIEARFWSDSTIVLSWLKLPPYVWPTFVANRVSHIQEITKRHQWNHVKGTENPADLVSRGVMPKDLAELPHWFHGPHWLSLLDQHWNTREHLEYEQPAEELLEKKKNVLVVTEHGQLHPLLDRYSCYWRMLRITAYCVRFVRSCQRRRSLLATPMLNVKDLQEAKYALVRGIQRESFAVEIKALVNHRAVPASSSLKLLNPFLDQHGILRVGGRLNLAEESYAVRHPMIIPGNHSFSRQVAVAYHEISLHSGPRMTLAQIRQEFWPINGKALATYTFRHCIRCFRAKPVPVSQPSGQYPKSRTTPSRAFTVTGVDYCGPIFLKPVHRKAAAQKAYIAVFVCFSTKAVHLELVGDLTTAAFLSALRRFVYRRGLPAEIHSDNGLNFQGASNHLRELYDLLRDPVATAKIAPEATQRGISWKFIPPRAPNFGGLWEAVVKSAKTSLIRVLGQRQLSFEDMTTVLTQIEAGMNSRPLTPLSFEDMTTVLTQIEAGMNSRPLTPLSEDPRELDVLTPGHFLTGTSLLAIPDPDYMDVPTNRLQHYQQLQQLVQHHWKRWKQEYISQLHNQNQRFLRATPLKVGQMVVLKEDGSAAIEWPLARIIEIYPGPDGVVRVVKVRTPTGAVYKRQAARVCLLPFEKVETTQSTISADPQPPNPTPKDDL, from the coding sequence ATGACGAAGAAGCTTAAGCCGAAGCTGCATGTGCGCGACAACATTGTCGATTTTCTTTTACGAACGGAACGGTTCTTGAAGCAATACGACCCGGCCAATCACGCTCTCCAGGTCCAATCCAGAATCGACAAACTCGACGAAAAATGGGACGAATTCGAAGAGGCTCAAACGCAAATAGAGGAGATGGAGGAACATGTAGAAAAGGTGAATGAACACAAGCACACTCGGGCCCAGTTTGAGGAGTTGTACTTCAAGGTAAGGGCAGAGTTGAAAGCGAAATTGCCATCCACCACTCCCATTACTCTCCCCACCCCCTCTGGAACCTCACGCACCCCCTCATGTGGCAATATTCAATTACCCAAAATAAATCTACCAGAATTCAATGGGGAATTCGACAAATGGTTGCCATTTTATGACACATTTAAATCGCTGATCCATGGCAATCCGGATCTGAGCGCGATACAACGTTTTCATTATTTACGAGCGTCTCTAAAGGGTGAGGCGTTGAAGGTCGTTGATGCATTCCCAATGAGCGAAGCGAGCTATGGGGTTGCCTGGTCTGCGTTGACCAAACGTTATTCGAATGTGTACTTGCAGAAAAAGCGACACGTAAACGCTTTGCTACAGTACCCGAAGTTGAAAAAGATGACTGCGAGTGGAATCCATGACGTCATCGATTGCTTCGATCGACATctgaaaattttggatttattaGGAGAAGCAACAACGGGTTGGGGAGCGATACTGACGCAGCTATTAGTATCGAAGCTGGACGATGCCACGCAGAAGGAATGGGAGGAGTTTGCCGTGAAAAGGGAAGAGCCTGCCTATCTACACGTGATGGAGTTCTTAGAAGGTCAAACCCGGATTCTGGATGCGATTGCAGTCGACCAGTCCTCCGAAAACCAGCGCGCCCCACAACTCTCTGTGTCCACTCCGTTTAAGAAACCAGCACCGAAGTTGTCAGTCCACGCAGCGTCGGAAGGCTACTCGCCAAAATGTGTCTCTTGCAGCGGTCCTCATTACTTAAGTAATTGTCCACAGTTCGTGAAGATGCCTTTGGATAAGCGGTTCCAGGTCGTCAATTCGAAAAAACTATGTAGCAACTGTCTCCGACGTGATCACTACAGTCGAGACTGCAATTCCAAGTACCGTTGCCGTACGTGTCGCAAGAAGCATCACACTCTACTTCATCCTGGGCCATCAGCATCCGGTTCTGGTTCTGCGGCTGATGCTCAGGTCTCTGATCAATCTCAATCAGGTAGTTCTGTTTCTTCCACGACTACGACAGCTACAGTGGAAATTCCTCGGCAGTCTCTTCAAAGCTCGGTGGCTACAATCTACGCGGCCAATATTTCAGCAGATTCGAGGGAGGCGCACATATTTTTGTCGACGGTTTTGGTATCGGTGAAGGATCGCAATGGGCGGTTGCATACAGCGAGAGCGCTACTGGACAGCGGATCGCAAGCAAATCTTATCTCGGAGAGGCTGTGCCAGCTTCTGAAGCTACCTAGAAACGGAGTCTATATCCCAATTTCTGGTGTCGGCAGTGCGCGGGTTCAGATAAACGGTTCTGTGTCTGCCACGATCGGTTCTCGAATTTCGGATTATTCGGTACCGATGGACTTCCTGGTCATCAAGAAGGTTACGGAGGACCAACCGTCAACAACAATTCCAATCGGTAATTGGaaacttccatctgacatgGCGTTGGCGGATCCTGGTTTTAACAAGCGAGCATCGATCGATCTTCTCCTGGGTTTGGAGTACTTCTACGAATTCTTGCTCTTGAATAGTGGTCGAGTGCAAATTCAGCGCATCGGCGAAGGACTTCCACTCTTTGTTAACACCGTTTTCGGGTGGATTGCAGCCGGCAAGGCCGACTTGGGAAGCCTGAACCCTGTTCCGTGTTGCCACGCGACGATCAACACAAGCACCTTGGAAGAGAAAATCGAGCGGTTTTGGACGATTGAAGAGCTACAAGATGTGCCGAAGCTGACACAGGAAGAGCAAGACTGCgaggagcattttcaaaatactTTCTCCCGTGATTCGACTGGGCGATATGTGGTGCGTCTGCCAAAGCGAATGGGTTTCGAGCAAATGATCGGCGAATCGAAGGACATGGCCTTGCGGAGACTACTGCAGCTTGAACGGCGATTCGAGAAGGACTCGAAGCTTCGGAAGCGATACAACGATGCAATACAAGCGTACTTGGATCAAAATCATATGGCAATCGTTCCAGAGAAGGAATTGAAGCGCGATAAACGGAttgcctgctatctgcctcATCATCCGGTCTTCAAGGAATCAAGCTCGACGACGAAGATTCGACCGGTATTCGACGGTTCAGCCAAGACGACATCAAACCGCTCACTGAATGATGCTCTCATGACGAGTCCGGTGATCCAAGACTCACTCTTCGATCTGCTTCTTCGGTTCCGCAAGCATTTGGTGGCTCTAGTTGCTGACATCGAGAAGATGTACCTGCAGGTGATAATACACCCCGATGACACCCCTTTGCTCCGGATCTTGTGGAGGTTCTCACCAACGGAACCAATTTCGACGTATGAGATGTCCAGGGTCACTTTCGGGTTAGCGCCATCGTCGTTCCTCGCCACACGGTGTTTACAGCAACTGGCGCATGATGAAGGTGATCAATTTCCACGAGCGAAGACGGCGCTAGTTTTCGATTTTTACGTCGACGATTATATCGGTGGGGCGGAATCGGAAGAAGAGGCTATCTTGCTGCGGCAAGAATTGGTACAGCTGTTGTCAAAAGGTGGCTTCAGACTGCACAAATGGGTATCGAACTCGAAAGCAGTATTAACTTCCGATGAATTGGGAACATCGTTTGCTTTGAGTTTCGACCAGGAGCGTGTGAAAACGCTAGGAATTAGCTGGCAGTCAGGGCCAGATCTGCTAAGCATCGATGTATCAGGTCTCACTGTAAGCGGACAGTGGACTAGGCGCAAGGTGTACTCCGTCATTGCTCAATTATTCGATCCTACCGGTCTCACAGCTCCTGTTATTGCCTGGGCTAAGATTCGAATGCAACTACTCTGGGTGGCTACTCAGGGTTGGGATGATCCGTTATCACCGGATTTGGAGAAGCAGTGGGCAGATTTCTACCAACAACTTCCGTCACTCGCCAACGTCAAGGTGGATCGACACGCATTCACCGATCATCCAGTACTGACAGAGTTCCATGTGTTCTCCGACGCATCCGAGGCAGCCTACGGAGCATGCATCTATGGCCGTTCGATTAGCATGTCCGGGCAGATTAAGGTCGAATTACTAGCAGCAAAATCTCGTTCTGCAAGCCTGAAGAAGGCCACACTCGCGAGGTTAGAGCTATGCGGTGCCCATATTGCTGCCAAACTATATCGTGCGACCGTGCACGCACTCAAGATGGAGGAGATCGAGGCTCGTTTCTGGTCAGATTCGACTATCGTACTATCGTGGCTGAAGCTGCCACCATACGTCTGGCCTACTTTCGTTGCTAACCGGGTCTCACACATCCAGGAGATTACGAAGAGACACCAGTGGAATCACGTGAAAGGGACAGAGAATCCAGCCGATCTCGTGTCGCGAGGAGTTATGCCAAAGGACCTAGCAGAGCTACCACACTGGTTTCATGGTCCACACTGGTTATCGCTTCTTGATCAACATTGGAATACCCGAGAACATTTGGAATACGAGCAGCCTGCGGAAGAATTGCTGGAGAAGAAGAAGAACGTGCTCGTGGTAACGGAGCACGGTCAACTGCATCCACTGTTGGATCGATATTCGTGTTATTGGAGGATGTTGCGGATTACGGCATACTGCGTGAGATTCGTACGAAGTTGTCAACGTCGCAGATCGCTCCTCGCAACCCCGATGCTTAACGTCAAGGACTTACAAGAGGCTAAGTATGCATTGGTGCGAGGTATTCAACGGGAGTCATTCGCTGTGGAGATAAAGGCGCTTGTTAATCATCGTGCTGTTCCTGCCAGTTCGTCGTTGAAGTTACTCAACCCGTTCCTAGACCAGCACGGCATACTTCGAGTTGGTGGCCGGCTCAATCTTGCCGAAGAATCGTACGCTGTTCGACACCCCATGATTATCCCTGGGAATCACTCTTTTTCGCGACAAGTGGCAGTCGCATATCACGAAATCTCGCTTCATTCTGGTCCTCGTATGACGCTCGCTCAAATCCGGCAAGAATTCTGGCCCATAAACGGCAAGGCATTGGCAACCTACACGTTCCGACATTGTATTCGCTGTTTTCGAGCTAAACCTGTCCCTGTCTCGCAACCTTCTGGCCAATACCCAAAATCCCGTACAACTCCCTCTCGAGCTTTCACTGTCACTGGTGTGGATTACTGCGGTCCGATCTTTTTGAAGCCCGTTCACCGAAAGGCTGCAGCTCAGAAGGCATACATCGCCGTTTTCGTGTGTTTTAGCACTAAGGCGGTCCACCTCGAACTGGTAGGGGACCTCACTACCGCTGCTTTCCTGTCTGCTTTGCGACGCTTCGTGTATCGTCGAGGTTTACCTGCTGAGATTCATTCGGACAATGGTCTCAACTTCCAAGGCGCCAGCAACCATCTTCGAGAGCTCTACGATCTACTACGTGACCCAGTCGCGACGGCAAAAATCGCTCCTGAAGCTACCCAGCGTGGCATCAGCTGGAAGTTTATCCCACCACGAGCACCCAATTTCGGCGGCCTCTGGGAGGCGGTCGTAAAATCCGCAAAGACATCACTAATCCGAGTCCTGGGTCAACGACAGCTCTCTTTCGAAGACATGACGACGGTCCTCACTCAGATCGAAGCTGGTATGAACTCGCGCCCTCTCACCCCACTGTCTTTCGAAGACATGACGACGGTCCTCACTCAGATCGAAGCTGGTATGAACTCGCGCCCTCTCACCCCACTGTCAGAAGATCCGCGTGAATTAGACGTGCTTACTCCTGGTCATTTTCTGACGGGCACATCCCTGCTGGCAATTCCCGACCCGGACTACATGGATGTCCCCACAAATCGGCTGCAACACTACCAGCAACTACAGCAGCTGGTTCAGCATCATTGGAAACGGTGGAAGCAGGAGTATATCTCGCAGCTCCATAACCAGAACCAACGATTTCTTCGTGCCACACCGCTCAAAGTGGGCCAAATGGTGGTCCTCAAGGAAGACGGAAGCGCAGCTATCGAATGGCCGCTAGCTCGCATCATCGAAATCTACCCTGGCCCCGACGGCGTAGTGAGGGTAGTGAAGGTACGAACGCCGACTGGAGCAGTCTACAAGCGGCAGGCTGCGCGTGTCTGTTTGCTACCATTCGAGAAAGTAGAAACCACGCAGTCGACGATCTCCGCCGACCCTCAACCTCCGAATCCAACCCCGAAGGACGACCTGTAA